The sequence TGGATTAAATGCTTTAAAAAGATTTCAGCTTCCATTTCAGTATCATGGAGTTATTAGGGaccttttattttatcttaattccATATATTTGCGAAACATCTAATATCTGGTGACCCCTTCACTTTTAATGTCAAGAGGATTGCTCGAGAGCTGAAAGTGTTGCAAGGAAAAATTGATCAAGCAAATGAGAAAGGATGGAGACAAGAATAtccttttttccttctttttttgggTGACCAAATTTATCGTATTTGACAGAATGCCAAACCAGTCCCAAGGATGGAAAATTAGCACAGATTTGGTAGTAAGCTTCTGTGTATGGTCACCAGCATTACTTTCTATGATCACCAATTTCATCCTAACCTCTATGTTCCTCCTTTATCATCTCATCCTTCATTTCCTAATTATGTCTGTGTGTACTGTTATCTCGATGTTCTTCATCCTGGTCCATTCTGCAAAGAAAGGAAAGTATTTCCTTAATCACTTGGTTTTTACGCTTACCAAGCATCTGAATAGAAGATATCTCCTACAGCAAGATTCATACCTGTCATCTGTGCTGGAAAATATTCCTCGAGTGACTCCAGAGGAAATAGAGCCTGTATCTCTTGATGGGAATGACAATCAGATAGTAACCACTATAAAGAAGAATATTACTGGAGTTACTCCTGAGAAAATAGATAGTGAACCTCTGGCTGAAAATGATGATGGGAAGCTTTCTTCAGACAATGGAGATTTCAGTGGTGGAGGACCTCCGAAGAAGGGGGatgaaaagaaaacatataCACAGCAGAAAACAAAGATGCAAAGAAGAGACACTTCACAGAAAAAAGAATTTGTTGGATGGGGATCAAAATCTCTAAttgactttcttcattttatagGTCACGATACCAGAGAAAAATTATCCCCATATGATGTGACATCGATGGTAATTAAATATGCAAATGAAAATGACCTTATCCATcctattgaaaagaaaaaaatccttTGTGATATTCAGTTAGAAGCTCTTTTGGGGGGAAAAGTGGTAAACAAAGACAAAATACTTAGCCTCCTTATAAGCCATTTTGTTGAAAATGAGGAGCGATTACAAAAGAATGAGCTTGATCATGATCTTGAAGACAATGACACAGAAATGTTTGTGGCTTCTAAAACTGAGAAAAAGGTTGAACAAAACAAAAGTTCCTCAATTTGGTATTCAACTGCAGCACAAAGTCAATTTGCAGCCTTGATTCCTGAAAATATCAAACTTGTTTACCTGAAGAGGAGTTTGGTTCTGGAGATGATCAAGAAGCCTGAGTCGTTTGAAACCAAGATTATAGGAAGTTTTGTTCGGGTCAAGTTA comes from Solanum pennellii chromosome 1, SPENNV200 and encodes:
- the LOC107025800 gene encoding zinc finger CCCH domain-containing protein 19-like encodes the protein MRKDGDKNILFSFFFWVTKFIVFDRMPNQSQGWKISTDLVVSFCVWSPALLSMITNFILTSMFLLYHLILHFLIMSVCTVISMFFILVHSAKKGKYFLNHLVFTLTKHLNRRYLLQQDSYLSSVLENIPRVTPEEIEPVSLDGNDNQIVTTIKKNITGVTPEKIDSEPLAENDDGKLSSDNGDFSGGGPPKKGDEKKTYTQQKTKMQRRDTSQKKEFVGWGSKSLIDFLHFIGHDTREKLSPYDVTSMVIKYANENDLIHPIEKKKILCDIQLEALLGGKVVNKDKILSLLISHFVENEERLQKNELDHDLEDNDTEMFVASKTEKKVEQNKSSSIWYSTAAQSQFAALIPENIKLVYLKRSLVLEMIKKPESFETKIIGSFVRVKLDPRDFELRNSHQLVQITASVSGIQPVSSDNCCCKSSIQVSNIAKNVCLNTLSDDEFSNEECDEFRKKVKDGIFKKLTVVELEQRAKILHEDITNHRIARELELALQNIPKVIPEEVESLDGDDNQMHLCSDEATLQNKIILE